A window of Palaemon carinicauda isolate YSFRI2023 chromosome 27, ASM3689809v2, whole genome shotgun sequence contains these coding sequences:
- the LOC137620922 gene encoding uncharacterized protein, whose protein sequence is HNPFESPSLRYEGNNLIKLNPMNYPQLNPMNYPQVTPVNYPQLNPMNYPQVTPVNYPQLNPMNYPQVTPVNYPQVTPVNYPQLNPMNYPQVTPVNYPQLNPMNYPQVTPVNYPQLNPMNYPQVTPVNYPQVTPVNYPQLNPMNYPQVTPVNYPQLNPMNYPQVTPVNYPQLNPMNYPQVTPVNYPQVTPVNYPQLNPMNYPQVTPVNYPQLNPMNYPQVTPVNYPQLNPMNYPQVTPVNYPQVTPVNYPQVTPVNYPQLNPMNYPQVTPVNYPQVTPVNYPK, encoded by the exons AAGT TGAATCCTATGAATTATCCCCAATTGAATCCTATGAATTATCCCCAAGTGACTCCTGTGAATTATCCCCAATTGAATCCTATGAATTATCCCCAAGTGACTCCTGTGAATTATCCCCAATTGAATCCTATGAATTATCCCCAAGTGACTCCTGTGAATTATCCCCAAGTGACTCCTGTGAATTATCCCCAATTGAATCCTATGAATTATCCCCAAGTGACTCCTGTGAATTATCCCCAATTGAATCCTATGAATTATCCCCAAGTGACTCCTGTGAATTATCCCCAATTGAATCCTATGAATTATCCCCAAGTGACTCCTGTGAATTATCCCCAAGTGACTCCTGTGAATTATCCCCAATTGAATCCTATGAATTATCCCCAAGTGACTCCTGTGAATTATCCCCAATTGAATCCTATGAATTATCCCCAAGTGACTCCTGTGAATTATCCCCAATTGAATCCTATGAATTATCCCCAAGTGACTCCTGTGAATTATCCCCAAGTGACTCCTGTGAATTATCCCCAATTGAATCCTATGAATTATCCCCAAGTGACTCCTGTGAATTATCCCCAATTGAATCCTATGAATTATCCCCAAGTGACTCCTGTGAATTATCCCCAATTGAATCCTATGAATTATCCCCAAGTGACTCCTGTGAATTATCCCCAAGTGACTCCTGTGAATTATCCCCAAGTGACTCCTGTGAATTATCCCCAATTGAATCCTATGAATTATCCCCAAGTGACTCCTGTGAATTATCCCCAAGTGACTCCTGTGAATTATCCCAAATGA